A stretch of the Aegilops tauschii subsp. strangulata cultivar AL8/78 chromosome 4, Aet v6.0, whole genome shotgun sequence genome encodes the following:
- the LOC109768860 gene encoding uncharacterized protein — MAVLKDTFAHHFEVVAILAGLFVFVVLVTPSPPVQGSLRPPSVCVAPYVYYERIGMIQPYLLFSILVSGLLTSSLKRRTAAADAPPPTLWIRAYGMLALLLSFVSILLLAVLASYMAQVRSSTFSCWSGASKASACIFGTFVGLVCVATYYELATVIMWAAY; from the coding sequence ATGGCAGTTCTCAAGGACACCTTCGCACACCATTTCGAGGTCGTGGCCATCCTTGCGGGCCTCTTCGTCTTCGTGGTCCTCGTCACTCCGTCGCCGCCGGTGCAGGGCTCGCTCCGTCCGCCCAGCGTTTGCGTCGCACCGTACGTCTACTACGAGCGGATCGGCATGATACAGCCCTACCTCTTGTTCTCCATCCTTGTCTCCGGCCTCCTCACCTCCAGCCTCAAGCGCCGCACCGCCGCGGCCGACGCGCCCCCGCCGACTCTGTGGATCCGAGCATATGGGATGCTGGCTCTCCTCCTGTCGTTCGTGAGCATCCTTCTTCTCGCGGTGCTCGCGTCCTACATGGCGCAGGTGAGGTCTTCGACCTTCTCTTGCTGGAGCGGGGCAAGCAAGGCCTCTGCCTGCATCTTCGGCACCTTCGTTGGCCTAGTGTGTGTGGCTACCTACTATGAGCTCGCGACAGTCATCATGTGGGCTGCTTACTAG